A single region of the Salipaludibacillus sp. LMS25 genome encodes:
- a CDS encoding NUDIX hydrolase codes for MSYFEMLRTYAGKETLILPGAAVIITKGDKVLLQRREEGEWGLPGGLMEVGESFEETAQREVKEETGLLIDLEHLHKYDIYSGKEYYVEAPNGDPYYAVTVLFYTSHFSGELSLEDEETLDLQFFSLLSLPNDVRLSHKRFLNLFYDSHIR; via the coding sequence ATGAGTTATTTTGAAATGTTGCGGACATATGCAGGTAAAGAAACCCTTATTTTACCGGGAGCAGCCGTTATTATAACTAAAGGAGATAAGGTCTTGTTGCAAAGAAGAGAGGAAGGTGAATGGGGACTTCCTGGAGGCTTGATGGAAGTAGGAGAAAGCTTCGAAGAGACGGCTCAGAGGGAGGTCAAAGAAGAGACAGGATTACTAATTGATCTAGAGCATTTACATAAGTATGATATCTATTCTGGAAAGGAGTACTATGTGGAAGCACCGAATGGTGATCCATATTACGCAGTGACAGTCCTCTTTTATACGTCTCACTTTAGCGGAGAATTATCTCTTGAAGATGAGGAAACGTTAGATTTGCAATTCTTCTCACTTTTATCACTTCCGAATGACGTCAGACTTTCCCATAAAAGATTTTTAAATTTATTTTATGATAGCCATATTAGGTAG
- the hemL gene encoding glutamate-1-semialdehyde 2,1-aminomutase encodes MTFNRSVEAFKKAKNLMPGGVNSPVRAFKSVGMDPVYMEKGKGAHIWDLDGNEYIDYVLSWGPLVHGHADEQVVKALKETAEKGTSFGAPHIMETKLAELVVERVPSIEVVRMVNSGTEATMSALRLARGYTGRNKIVKFEGCYHGHGDSLLIKAGSGVATLGLPDSPGVPESVASNTLTVPYNDLESLTLAFKNFGEDIAAVILEPVAGNMGVVRPEPGFLEGVRSVTEAYGSLMIFDEVMTGFRVGYNCAQGELGVTPDLTCLGKVIGGGLPVGAFGGKRDIMERIAPAGDIYQAGTLSGNPLAMTAGYETLRQLSPSSYEHFNNIGDRLAKGLANAADTYDIPHYVTRAGSMVGFFFTNEKVVNFETASSSDLTMFKHYFKLMLEEGISLPPSQFEGMFLSTKHTVENIDKTITAAEKAFAAIQRMP; translated from the coding sequence GTTTAAAAAAGCTAAAAATTTAATGCCCGGAGGGGTAAATAGCCCAGTGCGTGCTTTTAAATCTGTTGGTATGGACCCCGTTTATATGGAAAAAGGGAAAGGGGCACATATTTGGGACCTTGACGGTAATGAATATATTGATTATGTTTTGTCCTGGGGACCACTTGTACACGGTCATGCAGATGAACAGGTTGTTAAAGCATTAAAAGAAACAGCAGAAAAAGGGACAAGCTTTGGTGCACCACATATAATGGAAACGAAGTTGGCAGAACTGGTGGTTGAGCGTGTCCCGTCTATTGAAGTGGTAAGAATGGTGAATTCCGGTACAGAAGCCACGATGAGTGCACTAAGACTTGCCAGAGGGTATACAGGAAGAAATAAAATAGTGAAATTTGAAGGCTGTTATCATGGGCATGGGGATTCCCTTCTCATTAAAGCAGGTTCTGGGGTAGCCACATTAGGATTGCCTGATAGTCCCGGTGTTCCGGAATCTGTTGCGTCAAATACCTTGACAGTTCCATATAATGACTTAGAAAGTTTAACCCTCGCTTTTAAAAATTTTGGTGAAGACATTGCTGCAGTTATATTAGAACCGGTGGCAGGTAATATGGGAGTCGTGAGACCTGAGCCAGGCTTCTTAGAGGGCGTTCGCTCGGTAACGGAAGCGTACGGCAGTTTAATGATTTTTGATGAAGTGATGACAGGATTCCGTGTAGGGTACAATTGTGCCCAAGGAGAATTAGGCGTCACGCCTGATTTAACGTGTCTTGGAAAAGTGATAGGGGGAGGCTTGCCTGTAGGAGCGTTCGGTGGAAAGCGAGACATCATGGAGCGTATTGCCCCAGCAGGTGATATTTATCAAGCAGGGACATTATCTGGAAATCCATTAGCTATGACTGCTGGTTACGAAACGTTACGGCAGTTGAGCCCTTCAAGTTATGAGCATTTTAATAACATTGGCGACCGTCTTGCTAAAGGCTTAGCCAATGCGGCCGATACGTATGATATTCCCCATTATGTTACGAGAGCAGGCTCGATGGTTGGTTTCTTCTTCACGAACGAAAAAGTGGTGAATTTTGAAACGGCCTCATCTTCTGATCTAACAATGTTTAAACACTATTTTAAGCTTATGTTGGAAGAGGGGATCTCGTTACCTCCATCACAATTTGAAGGTATGTTTCTGTCCACTAAACATACAGTTGAAAATATTGACAAGACGATTACTGCTGCTGAGAAAGCATTTGCTGCTATTCAACGAATGCCATAG